GCAGACTGTTGCCAGCCTTGATCGGAGCATTGATGCCCGAGACCAGCTGATCACCAGCGCTCACACCCTTCGGCGCGATGATGTAGCGACGCTCACCGTCGGCATACTTCAGCAGCGCAATGTGCGCAGTACGGTTCGGGTCGTATTCGATACGCTCGACGATGGCGGGAATGCCATCCTTGTTACGACGAAAATCGACCAGACGGTAATGCTGCTTGTGACCACCGCCAATGTGGCGAGTGGTGATACGACCGTTGTTGTTACGGCCGCCAGTCTTCGACTTCTTCTCGAGCAGCGGTGCGTAAGGAGCGCCTTTGTGCAGCTCCTGATTGACCACCTTGACCACAAAACGGCGGCCCGCGGAAGTCGGTTTGCATTTAACGATTGCCATGATGCACCCCTTCCTTACTCAGCACTGCCGGAGAAATCGAGATCCTGGCCTGGCTGAAGAGCGATATAAGCCTTCTTCCAGTCGTTGCGCTTGCCCAGGCCGCGAGCGGTACGCTTGGTCTTGCCCTGAACATTCAGGGTATTGACAGCGGCGACCTTCACGTCGAACAGGCTTTCAACAGCCTTCTTGATTTCCAGCTTGGTTGCGTCGGTAGCAACCTTGAAAACGAATTGCTTCTTGCTGTCAGCCAGCACGGTAGCCTTCTCAGAGACGTGCGGACCAAGCAGGACTTTGAATACGCGTTCCTGGTTCATCCCAGCAGCTCCTCGAATTTCTTCACAGCCGACACGGTGATCAACACCTTGTCATAGGCGATCAGGCTGACCGGATCGGAACCCTGAACATCACGCACATCGACATGCGGCAGGTTGCGCGCAGCGAGGTACAGGTTCTGATCGACAGCATCGGAAACGATCAGCACGTCACTCAGGCCCATGCCATTGAGCTTGCTTGCAAGCACTTTGGTTTTCGGCGCGTCGACGGCGAAATCTTCTACGACAACCAGACGCTCGGAGCGGACCAGCTCAGCAAGGATGGAACGCAGCGCAGCGCGATACATCTTCTTGTTCAGCTTCTGCTCATGATTCTGAGGACGAGCGGCGAAGGTTACGCCACCGCCACGCCAGATCGGGCCACGACTGGTACCAGCACGAGCACGACCAGTGCCCTTCTGGCGCCACGGACGCTTGCCACCACCGGACACATCGGAGCGAGTTTTCTGCTGCTTGCTACCCTGACGACCGCCAGCCATGTAGGCGACGACTGCCTGGTGCACCAGCGTCTCATTGAACTCACCACCAAAGGTGCGATCGGAGACTTCGATGGCCTGTGCGCCATTTACATTCAATTGCATGTGAACTCCCCCTTAACCGCGAGCCTTGGCGGCCGGACGCACGAGCACGTCACCGCCAGTGGCGCCGGGCACTGCACCCTTGACCAAAAGCAGATTCCGCTCAGCATCGACACGCACGATTTCCAGAGACTGCACGGTTACGCGCTCGGCGCCCATGTGCCCGGACATCTTCTTGCCCTTGAATACACGACCTGGAGTCTGGCACTGACCGATAGAGCCCGGGACGCGGTGGGATACGGAGTTACCGTGGGTATTGTCCTGACCACGGAAATTCCAGCGCTTGATGGTACCGGCAAAGCCTTTACCCTTGGACTGACCGGTGACATCCACCATCTGTCCAGCCTGGAAAATCTCGGCATTGATCTGGTCACCAACCTGGAATTCCTCGCCATCGAGGCGGAACTCCCAGACGCCACGACCAGCAGCAACATTCGCCTTAGCGAAGTGACCGGCCTGAGCCTTGGTAACACGGGACGCGCGACGCTCACCGACAGTGACCTGCACTGCACGATAGCCATCGCTCTCTTCATTCTTGAACTGAGTGACGCGATTCGGTTCGATCTCGATGACCGTAACCGGAATAGAGACACCATCCTCGGTGAAAACGCGGGTCATGCCGCATTTACGACCGACTACACCAATAGTCATTTTGAAACCTCTTGAGTGTACGGGGCTTTCACCCGCTATGGCCGCCCATTTCAGAGCGTTACACGACTAAAACTCTCAGGTTTTAGCCGAGGCTGATCTGCACTTCCACACCAGCCGCAAGATCGAGCTTCATCAGCGCATCGACGGTTTTGTCGGTCGGCTGAACAATGTCCAGCACACGCTTGTGGGTTCGGATTTCATACTGATCGCGCGCGTCTTTGTTGACGTGCGGAGAAACCAGCACAGTGAACCGCTCTTTGCGGGTTGGCAGCGGAATCGGACCACGCACCTGAGCACCAGTACGTTTCGCGGTTTCCACGATTTCCTGGGTTGATTGATCGATCAGGCGATGGTCAAAAGCCTTCAACCGAATACGGATTTGTTGGTTTTGCATTTTGACCTCAGACTCCAAGTAGCCACCCTACCAGGCGCAATACCCCCGGTAAAAGGAGGCGCAATTGTACGGATGCGCCCATAGGGTGTCAATAAATGATCAACAATAGAAAAAGGCCCCCGAAGGGGCCTTTTTCATCATCGCCAATTATTACTCGACGATCTTGGCAACCACGCCGGCACCAACGGTACGACCACCTTCGCGAATTGCGAAGCGCAGGCCGTCTTCCATGGCGATCGGCTTGATCAGGGTAACAACCATTTTCACGTTGTCGCCCGGCATTACCATCTCAACGCCTTCCGGCAGTTCGCACGAACCGGTCACGTCGGTGGTACGGAAGTAGAACTGCGGACGATAGCCCTTGAAGAACGGGGTATGACGACCACCCTCTTCCTTGGACAGCACGTACACTTCAGCTTCGAACTTGGTGTGCGGCTTGATGGTGCCCGGCTTGGCCAGTACCTGGCCACGCTCGACGTCATCACGCTTGGTACCACGCAGCAGAACACCGCAGTTCTCGCCAGCACGACCTTCGTCGAGCAGCTTGCGGAACATCTCGACACCGGTACAGGTGGTCTTGGTGGTGTCACGCAGACCAACGATCTCGATTTCTTCCTGGACCTTGACGATGCCACGCTCAACACGACCGGTCACAACGGTACCGCGACCGGAAATGGAGAACACGTCTTCGATCGGCATCAGGAACGGCTTGTCGATGGCGCGAACCGGCTCAGGAATATAGGTATCCAGAGTCTCTACCAGCTTCTTGACCGCAGAAGTGCCCAGCTCGTTGTCGTCTTCGCCATTCAGCGCCATCAGCGCGGAGCCGATGATGATCGGAGTGTCATCACCCGGGAAATCATAGGTGGACAGCAGATCACGAACTTCCATTTCGACCAGCTCGAGCAGCTCGGCGTCGTCGACCATGTCAGCCTTGTTCAGGAACACGACGATGTACGGAACACCAACCTGACGCGACAGCAGGATGTGCTCACGGGTCTGCGGCATGGGGCCGTCAGCAGCGGAGCAAACCAGGATCGCGCCGTCCATCTGGGCAGCACCGGTGATCATGTTCTTCACATAGTCAGCGTGACCCGGGCAATCAACGTGCGCGTAGTGACGGACATTGGAGTCGTACTCTACGTGAGCGGTGTTGATGGTGATACCGCGAGCCTTCTCTTCCGGAGCGCTATCGATCTTGTCGAAGTCGACACGAGCGGAACCGAAAACCTCGGAGCACACACGAGTCAGAGCTGCAGTCAGAGTGGTCTTGCCATGGTCGACGTGACCAATGGTGCCGACGTTGACGTGCGGTTTGTTACGTTCGAACTTTTCCTTAGCCACGACAGTAAACCTCTTACTTAAAGGGCTGAATCAACCTTGTTTTTTGACGAGCGTCTCGACGATATTCGCCGGCGCCTCAGCGTATTTGGAGAATTCCATGGAGTAGCTCGCGCGACCCTGAGACATGGAACGAACATCGGTTGCATAACCGAACATCTCCCCAAGCGGAACCTCAGCACGGATAACCTTGCCGGAAACCGAGTCTTCCATACCCTGGATCAGACCACGACGACGGTTCAGGTCACCCATCACATCGCCCATGTAGTCTTCAGGGGTCACCACCTCGACCTTCATGATCGGCTCAAGCACTTTACCGCCGCCTTTACCGGCCAACTGCTTGGTCGCCATGGAAGCTGCAACCTTGAACGCCATCTCGTTGGAGTCAACGTCATGGTAGGAGCCGTCGAACACGGTAGCCTTCAGGCCGATCAGCGGATAGCCGGCGACAACGCCGTTCTTCATCTGCTCCTCGATACCCTTCTGGATCGCCGGGATGTATTCCTTCGGAACCACACCACCCACCACTTCGTTGGTGAACACCAAGCCTTCAGTGATATTGCCCTTTTCGTCCACATCTGGAGTGGAGAAACGGATCCAGCAATGACCGAACTGACCACGACCACCGGACTGACGAACGAACTTACCTTCGATCTCGACGTTGTCCTTGGTGATGGTTTCGCGGTAGGAAACCTGCGGCTTACCGATGTTGGCTTCGACGTTGAACTCGCGACGCATACGGTCGACAAGAATATCGAGGTGAAGCTCACCCATACCCGAGATGATGGTCTGGCCGGTTTCTTCGTCGGTCTGGACGCGGAACGACGGATCTTCCTGGGCCAGCTTGCCCAGCGCGATACCCATCTTCTCCTGGTCGGCCTTGGTCTTCGGCTCTACGGCGACGGAGATCACCGGCTCCGGGAAGTCCATACGCTCAAGGATGATCGGCTTCTCGATCGAGCAGAGGGTGTCACCGGTGGTGACGTCCTTCATGCCGATCAGCGCGGCGATATCGCCTGCGCGGCACTCCTTGATCTCTTCACGCTGGTTGGCGTGCATCTGCACCATCCGACCTACGCGCTCCTTCTTGCCCTTGACCGAGTTGACCACCGAGTCGCCGGAAGAAAGCACGCCCGAGTAGACGCGAGTGAAGGTCAGGGTGCCGACGAACGGGTCGGTGGCGATCTTGAAGGCCAACGCCGAGAACGGCTCGTCGTCGTCCGCATGACGCTCGTCAACCTGCTCTTCGTTGTCCGGATTGACGCCCTGGATCGCCGGAATTTCGGTCGGCGCAGGCAGGAAGTCGATCACAGCATCGAGAACCAGCGGCACACCCTTGTTCTTGAAGGACGAACCGCAGACAGCCGGAACGATCTCGCAAGCGATGGTGCGCTGACGCAGGCCAGCCTTGATCTCCTCGACAGAGAGCTCGCCCTCCTCGAGATACTTGTTCATCAGCTCTTCGTTGGCCTCAGCAGCCGCCTCGACCATGTTGGAGCGATACTCTTCGGCCATGGCCTGCAGCTCCGCCGGAATCTCTTCCTCGCGGTAGGTGGTGCCCTTGTCGTCGTCGTTCCAGTAGATAGCCTTCATCTTGATCAGATCGATCTGACCTTCGAAGTTCTCCTCGGCGCCGATCGCCAGCTGAACCGGAACCGGGGTGTGACCCAGACGCTGCTTGATCTGACCGACGACACGCAGGAAGTTGGCACCCTGACGGTCCATCTTGTTGACGTAGACGATACGCGGAACGCCGTACTTGTTGGCCTGACGCCATACAGTTTCGGACTGCGGCTCGACGCCGGACGTCCCGCAGAACACAACGACTGCACCATCGAGAACACGCAGGGAGCGCTCCACTTCGATGGTGAAGTCAACGTGACCGGGAGTATCGATGACGTTGACGCGATAGTTGTCGTATTGACCGCGCGAGCCTTGCCAGAAGGTTGTTACAGCAGCGGAAGTAATGGTGATACCGCGCTCCTGCTCCTGAACCATCCAGTCGGTGGTCGCTGCACCGTCATGCACCTCACCCATTTTGTGGCTGAGACCGGTGTAGAACAGAATCCGCTCCGTCGTGGTGGTCTTGCCCGCATCGACGTGGGCACAGATACCGATGTTACGGTAGCGGTTGATAGGGGTAGTACGGGCCACAATAAGGTCCTCGTAAAAGTTGCGCTTGATTTAGAAGCGGTAGTGCGAGAAGGCCTTGTTGGCTTCGGCCATACGGTGCACATCTTCGCGCTTCTTGACTGCAGCGCCTTTACCTTCGAAAGCATCCAGCAGCTCGCCGGCAAGGCGCAGCGCCATGGATTTCTCGCCACGCTTACGCGCGGCATCTACCAACCAGCGCATGGCCAGCGCGTTGCGACGGGAAGGACGAACTTCGACCGGAACCTGATAGGTAGCACCGCCAACACGGCGGGACTTGACTTCGACCAGCGGAGCGATGGCATCGAGTGCTTTTTCGAAGATTTCCAGGGGATCGCTGTTCTTGCGCTCCTTCACCTTGTCCAAGGCACCATAAACGATACGCTCGGCAACGGCTTTCTTGCCGCTCTCCATCACGTGATTCATGAACTTGGCCAGGATCAGACTTCCGTACTTCGGATCGTCAAGGATCTCGCGCTTGGCTGCTACACGACGTCTTGGCATTGATAAGCCCTCAAACGGTCTTCAGGTTAGCTCGGAACGGTAACTCGCAGGCTACGTCCGACCTTACTCTTATCGACACAAATAAATAGAAATGCTGCTTACTTCGGACGCTTGGCGCCGTACTTGGAACGACCCTGCTTACGGTCTTTCACGCCGGAGGTATCCAGCGAGCCGCGCACGGTGTGGTAACGCACACCCGGAAGGTCCTTTACACGACCACCACGGATCAGCACTACGCTGTGCTCTTGCAGGTTGTGGCCTTCACCGCCGATGTACGAGGCGACTTCATAGCCATTGGTCAGACGAACACGGCACACTTTACGCAGTGCGGAGTTCGGTTTCTTCGGCGTGGTGGTGTACACACGGGTGCACACGCCACGACGTTGCGGGCAGTTTTGCAGCGCAGGGACGTCGCTTTTCTCGACGACCCGCTTACGCGGCTGACGTACCAGCTGGTTGATAGTTGCCATCTACTAGCTCCACTGTTGTCTTTCGACACAAACGAAAAATGGCAGGGCACAAAGCCCCGCCAAATTAGGGGTACGAGAGTCTAAAGAGCTTCTCGCCCACCGTCAAGGCAGGTCCCGGCTTACAGCCGGGACCCAGCACTTTAGTTGCCGCTGGAGTTCAGCGCCTCGGTCAGAGCCGCTTCGACCTCATCGGCGCTCACCCGTACCGGCTTCTCGGCATCACGCTTGCGTTTACGCTCGCTGTGATAGGCCAGGCCGGTACCGGCCGGGATCAGGCGACCCACGACCACGTTTTCCTTCAGGCCGCGCAGGTAGTCGCGCTTGCCGGTTACGGCTGCCTCGGTCAGTACGCGCGTGGTCTCCTGGAAGGACGCAGCGGAAATGAACGACTCGGTCGACAGCGAGGCCTTGGTGATACCCAGCAGGACGCGCACGTACTTGGCGACGAACTTGTCCTCTTCGCTCAGACGCTCGTTCTCTTCCAGGACCTGAGTCAGCTCCATCTGGTCGCCCTTGATGAAGCTGGAATCGCCGGACTCAGTGATCTCGACCTTGCGCAGCATCTGCCGCAGGATGGTCTCGATGTGCTTGTCGTTGATCTTCACACCCTGCAAGCGGTACACGTCCTGAATCTCGTTGACGATGTACTTGGCCAGCGCACTGACGCCCAGCAGACGCAGAATATCGTGCGGGTTGCTCGGACCATCGGAGATGACTTCACCCTTGTTCACCTGCTCGCCTTCGAAGACGTTCAGGTGACGCCACTTCGGAATCAGCTCCTCATAAGGATCGCTGCCGTCTGTAGGGGTGATCACCAGGCGGCGCTTGCCCTTGGTTTCCTTGCCGAAGGAAATCGTACCGCTGATTTCCGCGAGGATCGACGGCTCCTTCGGACGACGCGCTTCGAACAGGTCGGCAACGCGCGGCAGACCACCGGTAATGTCGCGGGTCTTCGAGGTTTCCTGCGGAATACGTGCGATGACGTCACCCACATTGATCTCGGCGCCGTCAGCCACACCTACCAGAGCGTTAGCCGGCAGGAAGTACTGGGCCGGTACGTCGGTACCCGGCAACAGCAGTTCCTTGCCATTGGCGTCGACCATCTTGATCGCCGGACGGATGTCCTTGCCCGACGCTGGGCGGTCCTTCGGATCCATCACCTCGATGTTGGTCAGACCGGTCAGCTCGTCGGTCTGGCGCTTGATGGTGATGTTCTCTTCCATGCCGACGAAGGTCACGACACCCTTCATTTCGGTCACGATCGGGTGGGTGTGCGGATCCCACTTGGCAACCACGGCGCCAGCATCGACCTTGTCGCCTTCCTTGACGGAAATCACGGCACCGTATGGCAGCTTGTAGCGCTCGCGCTCACGACCGAAGTCGTCGGCCACCGCCAGCTCACCAGAACGAGATACCGCCACCAGCGCGCCGTCGGCACGCTCTACGTGCTTCAGATTATGCAGACGAATGGTGCCACCGTTCTTCACCAGCACGTTGTCGACAGCCGAGGTACGGCTCGCCGCACCACCGATGTGGAACGTCCGCATGGTCAGCTGGGTACCCGGCTCACCGATCGACTGCGCCGCGATAACGCCGACGGCCTCACCGATGTTGACCTGATGCCCGCGAGCCAGGTCACGGCCATAGCACTTGGCGCAGATGCCGTAGCGGGTCTCGCAGGAAATCGGCGAGCGCACGACCACTTCGTCGATGCTGTTCAGCTCGATGAAGTCGACCCACTGCTCGTCGACCAGCGTACCAGCCGGCACGAGTACATCATCGGTGCCCGGCTTGAGCACGTCACGCGCGATCACGCGACCGAGTACACGCTCACCCAGCGGCTCGACGACGTCGCCGCCTTCGATGTGCGGGGTCATGAACAGGCCCTGCTCGGTGCCGCAATCGACTTCGGTAACGACCAGATCCTGCGCCACGTCGACCAGACGACGGGTCAGGTAACCGGAGTTCGCAGTTTTCAGCGCGGTATCCGCCAGACCTTTACGAGCACCGTGAGTGGAGATGAAGTACTGGAGTACGTTCAGACCTTCACGGAAGTTCGCGGTGATCGGCGTCTCGATGATGGAGCCGTCCGGCTTGGCCATCAGGCCACGCATACCGGCGAGCTGGCGAATCTGGGCCGCGGAACCCCGCGCACCCGAGTCAGCCATCATGTACATCGAGTTGAAAGAATCCTGCTCGGCTTCTTTTCCTTCACGGTCGATGACCTTCTCTTTCGAGAGGTTGGCCATCATCGCCTTGGACACTTCGTCGTTGGCCTTGGACCAGAGGTCGATCACCTTGTTGTACTTCTCACCCTGGGTCACCAAGCCGGAAGCGTACTGCGATTCGATTTCCTTCACTTCCTCGGTGGCGGCATCGATGATGCGCGCCTTTTCGTCCGGGATGACGAAGTCGTTCACGCCGATCGACACGCCGGAGATGGTGGAGTAGGCAAAACCGGTGTACATCAGCTGGTCGGCGAAGATGACCGTGTCCTTCAGGCCCACCGTGCGGTAGCACAGGTTGATCAACCTGGAGATCGCCTTCTTCTTCATCGGCTGGTTGACCACGTCGAACGACATGCCTTGTGGAACGATCTGGAACAGCAGCGCACGGCCGACGGTGGTGTCGACGATGCGGGTGTTCCTGGTGATCGAACCATCCTTCTCCTTGATGGTTTCGTTGATACGCACTTTCACCCGGGCGTGCAGCGAGGCTTCGCCGGCGCGGAACACGCGGTCGACTTCCTGCAGGTCGGCGAACACCCGACCTTCACCCTTGGCATTGATCGCTTCGCGGGTCATGTAGTACAGACCCAGTACCACGTCCTGCGACGGCACGATGATCGGCTCGCCGTTGGCCGGCGAGAGGATGTTGTTGGTCGACATCATCAGCGCGCGCGCTTCCAGCTGGGCTTCCAGCGTCAGCGGCACGTGCACGGCCATCTGGTCGCCGTCGAAGTCGGCGTTGTACGCGGCGCAGACCAGCGGGTGCAGCTGGATCGCCTTGCCCTCGATGAGTACCGGCTCGAAGGCCTGGATACCCAGACGGTGCAGGGTCGGCGCGCGGTTGAGCAGCACCGGATGTTCGCGGATGACTTCGGCGAGCACGTCCCAGACCTCGGGCAGCTCACGTTCGACCATCTTCTTGGCGGCCTTGATGGTGGTGGCCATGCCGCGCATTTCCAGCTTGCCGAAGATGAACGGCTTGAACAGCTCGAGGGCCATCTTCTTCGGCAGGCCGCACTGGTGCAGACGCAGGGTCGGACCCACGGTGATCACGGAACGACCGGAATAGTCCACGCGCTTGCCGAGCAGGTTCTGACGGAAGCGGCCCTGCTTGCCCTTGATCATGTCGGCCAGGGATTTCAGCGGACGCTTGTTCGAACCGGTGATGGCACGGCCGCGACGGCCGTTGTCCAGCAGGGCGTCGACAGCTTCCTGCAGCATGCGCTTTTCGTTGCGCACGATGATGTCCGGCGCCGACAGGTCGAGCAGGCGCTTGAGACGGTTGTTGCGGTTGATCACGCGGCGATACAGATCGTTCAGATCCGAGGTCGCGAAGCGACCCCCATCCAGCGGTACCAGCGGACGCAGGTCCGGCGGCAGCACCGGCAGCACGGTCAGGATCATCCACTCCGGCAGGTTGCCCGAGCCATGGAAGGCCTCCATCAGCTTCAGGCGCTTGGAGAGCTTCTTGATCTTGGTTTCCGAGTTGGTCTGCGGAATCTCTTCGCGCAGGCGGCCGATCTCGTGCTCCAGGTCGATCTGGATCAGCAGTTCGCGCACGGCCTCGGCGCCCATGCGGGCATCGAAGTCGTCGCCGAACTCTTCCAGCGCCTCGAAGTACTGTTCGTCGTTGAGCAGCTGGCCCTTTTCCAGGGTGGTCATGCCCGGATCGATCACCACGTAGCTCTCGAAGTAGAGCACGCGCTCGATGTCACGCAGGGTCATGTCCAGCAGCAGGCCGATACGCGACGGCAGCGACTTCAGGAACCAGATGTGGGCGACCGGCGAGGCCAGTTCGATGTGCGCCATGCGCTCGCGACGGACCTTGGCCAGCGCGACTTCCACGCCACACTTCTCGCAGATCACGCCGCGGTGCTTGAGGCGCTTGTACTTGCCGCACAGGCACTCGTAGTCCTTCACCGGGCCGAAGATCTTGGCGCAGAACAGGCCGTCACGCTCCGGCTTGAAGGTACGGTAGTTGATGGTTTCCGGCTTCTTCACTTCACCGAAGGACCAGGAACGGATCATCTCGGGCGACGCCAGGGCAATCTTGATGGCATCGAACTCTTCGATTTGACCCTGGTTTTTCAACAGATTCAGCAAGTCTTTCAAGGCCTTTCCTCCTCACGGACCTGCGGCAGCCGGCTAAGGCCGGGTGCCGCGCAGGCGGTGCGTGGTTATTCGGTTTCCAGATCGATATCGATACCGAGCGAGCGGATCTCTTTGATCAACACGTTGAAGGATTCCGGCATGCCGGCCTCCATGCGGTGATCGCCGTCCACGATGTTCTTGTACATCTTGGTCCGCCCGTTCACGTCGTCCGACTTGACCGTGAGCATTTCCTGCAGGGTATAGGCGGCGCCGTAGGCCTCCAGGGCCCAGACCTCCATCTCCCCGAAGCGCTGACCACCGAACTGCGCCTTGCCGCCCAGCGGCTGCTGGGTGACCAGGCTGTAGGAGCCGGTGGAACGCGCGTGCATCTTGTCGTCGACCAGGTGGTTCAGCTTCAACATGTACATGTAGCCGACGGTGGTGGTGCGCTCGAAGGCATTGCCGGTACGACCGTCGAACAGCTGCATCTGGCCGCTTTCCGGCAGATCGGCCAGTTTCAGCATGGCCTTGATCTCGCGCTCCTTGGCACCGTCGAACACCGGGGTGGCCATCGGCACGCCCTTGCGCAGGTTGTTGGCCAGATCGAGCACTTCCTGATCGCTCAGGTCGTCCAGGCTTTCCTGACGACCGCCGATCTCGTTATAGATTTCGTGCAGGAACTTGCGCAGCTCTGCGACCTTGCGCTGCTCCTCGAGCATCAGGTTGATCTTCTCGCCCAGGCCCTTGGCCGCGAGACCCAGGTGGGTTTCGAGGATCTGCCCGACGTTCATCCGCGAGGGGACGCCCAGCGGGTTGAGCACGATGTCCACCGGCGTGCCGTTGGCGTCGTGCGGCATGTCTTCGACCGGCATGATCACCGAGACCACACCCTTGTTACCGTGACGACCGGCCATCTTGTCGCCCGGCTGGATGCGGCGCTTGATCGCCAGGTAGACCTTGACGATCTTCAGCACGCCCGGCGCCAGGTCGTCGCCTTGCTGCAGCTTGCGCTTCTTGTCTTCGAACTTGTCGTCGAGCAGCTGACGGCGGTCGGAGAGATAGGCCTGGGCCTTCTCCAGCTGCTCGTTCAGTGCATCGTCGGACATGCGCAGCTTGAACCACTGACCATGCTCGAGGCCGTCGAGAATCTCGTCGCTGATCACCGCGCCCTTCTTCAGGCCGGCACCACCCTCGGCGGTCGCGCCGACCAGGGCCGAACGCAGACGCTCGAAGGTCGCGCCCTCGACGATGCGGAATTCCTCGTTGAGGTCCTTGCGGATCTCGTCGAGCTGCATCTTCTCGATGGCCAGCGCACGGGAGTCGCGCTCGACGCCGTCACGGATGAACACCTGAACGTCGATAACGGTACCCTTGGTGCCCGTCGGCACGCGCAGGGAGGTGTCCTTCACGTCGGACGCCTTCTCACCGAAGATCGCGCGCAGCAGCTTCTCTTCCGGGGTCAGTTGGGTCTCGCCCTTCGGCGTGACCTTGCCGACCAGG
This DNA window, taken from Pseudomonas sp. FeN3W, encodes the following:
- the rpoC gene encoding DNA-directed RNA polymerase subunit beta', with the protein product MKDLLNLLKNQGQIEEFDAIKIALASPEMIRSWSFGEVKKPETINYRTFKPERDGLFCAKIFGPVKDYECLCGKYKRLKHRGVICEKCGVEVALAKVRRERMAHIELASPVAHIWFLKSLPSRIGLLLDMTLRDIERVLYFESYVVIDPGMTTLEKGQLLNDEQYFEALEEFGDDFDARMGAEAVRELLIQIDLEHEIGRLREEIPQTNSETKIKKLSKRLKLMEAFHGSGNLPEWMILTVLPVLPPDLRPLVPLDGGRFATSDLNDLYRRVINRNNRLKRLLDLSAPDIIVRNEKRMLQEAVDALLDNGRRGRAITGSNKRPLKSLADMIKGKQGRFRQNLLGKRVDYSGRSVITVGPTLRLHQCGLPKKMALELFKPFIFGKLEMRGMATTIKAAKKMVERELPEVWDVLAEVIREHPVLLNRAPTLHRLGIQAFEPVLIEGKAIQLHPLVCAAYNADFDGDQMAVHVPLTLEAQLEARALMMSTNNILSPANGEPIIVPSQDVVLGLYYMTREAINAKGEGRVFADLQEVDRVFRAGEASLHARVKVRINETIKEKDGSITRNTRIVDTTVGRALLFQIVPQGMSFDVVNQPMKKKAISRLINLCYRTVGLKDTVIFADQLMYTGFAYSTISGVSIGVNDFVIPDEKARIIDAATEEVKEIESQYASGLVTQGEKYNKVIDLWSKANDEVSKAMMANLSKEKVIDREGKEAEQDSFNSMYMMADSGARGSAAQIRQLAGMRGLMAKPDGSIIETPITANFREGLNVLQYFISTHGARKGLADTALKTANSGYLTRRLVDVAQDLVVTEVDCGTEQGLFMTPHIEGGDVVEPLGERVLGRVIARDVLKPGTDDVLVPAGTLVDEQWVDFIELNSIDEVVVRSPISCETRYGICAKCYGRDLARGHQVNIGEAVGVIAAQSIGEPGTQLTMRTFHIGGAASRTSAVDNVLVKNGGTIRLHNLKHVERADGALVAVSRSGELAVADDFGRERERYKLPYGAVISVKEGDKVDAGAVVAKWDPHTHPIVTEMKGVVTFVGMEENITIKRQTDELTGLTNIEVMDPKDRPASGKDIRPAIKMVDANGKELLLPGTDVPAQYFLPANALVGVADGAEINVGDVIARIPQETSKTRDITGGLPRVADLFEARRPKEPSILAEISGTISFGKETKGKRRLVITPTDGSDPYEELIPKWRHLNVFEGEQVNKGEVISDGPSNPHDILRLLGVSALAKYIVNEIQDVYRLQGVKINDKHIETILRQMLRKVEITESGDSSFIKGDQMELTQVLEENERLSEEDKFVAKYVRVLLGITKASLSTESFISAASFQETTRVLTEAAVTGKRDYLRGLKENVVVGRLIPAGTGLAYHSERKRKRDAEKPVRVSADEVEAALTEALNSSGN